The Armatimonadota bacterium genome contains the following window.
CGCGTTCGCCTCGAAGGAAGGAAACGACGCGTCGGCACTGCAACTGGTTACGCTTTTCGATAAAGAATGGTTATGGAAATACTACTTTTAAATCCTCTACTTACTGAGGAATAGTCTGCAACTTGGGCGCTGCCAAAGACTAGACCCTCACATCCTTACTTCGTAACTTTCAGTCCTCTACTTACTGAGGAATAGTCTGCAACCAACGAAATTCGCGGTAGTCTTCTGAACGAGCTTACAGACTTTCAGTCCTCTACTTACTGAGGAATAGTCTGCAACTAATATGAGCATACATATTGCCGTCGGACGACCACTCTCGCCTTTCAGTCCTCTACTTACTGAGGAATAGTCTGCAACCTTGTGAGGAGTTTGTTATAAATGTAGGCACGATAGAGACCTTTCAGTCCTCTACTTACTGAGGAATAGTCTGCAACAAATTTGTCTTCTCCGACGACGAGCTTGAGCTGCTGGGCTTTCAGTCCTCTACTTACTGAGGAATAGTCTGCAACATCTAAGAGAAGATTACAAACTATTGGCGAAAGAAATTCTTTCAGTCCTCTACTTACTGAGGAATAGTCTGCAACAACCTGGGGCGGCATTCGCCGCCCCAATATTAAAAAAACTTTCAGTCCTCTACTTACTGAGGAATAGTCTGCAACCAACGAAATTCGCGGTAGTCTTCTGAACGAGCTTACAGACTTTCAGTCCTCTACTTACTGAGGAATAGTCTGCAACTAATATGAGCATACATATTGCCGTCGGACGACCACTCTCGCCTTTCAGTCCTCTACTTACTGAGGAATAGTCTGCAACCTTGTGAGGAGTTTGTTATAAATGTAGGCACGATAGAGACCTTTCAGTCCTCTACTTACTGAGGAATAGTCTGCAACAAAAAGAATGAAGAAGGTTGATCAAAATCGTTGGGCTTTCAGTCCTCTACTTACTGAGGAATAGTCTGCAACAAAGATGGCTATAGCTAACTAACTTGCGCTTGGCACATTCTTTCAGTCCTCTACTTACTGAGGAATAGTCTGCAACTCCGTCAACCAAGCGATATAATGTATAGGTTATACCACCTTTCAGTCCTCTACTTACTGAGGAATAGTCTGCAACATCGTTGTTTGGGCTGCGCAAATGCAGGTCAAGGTCTTTCAGTCCTCTACTTACTGAGGAATAGTCTGCAACATGATGAACTTATTATAAATGTTGGCACGGTAGAAACCTTTCAGTCCTCTACTTACTGAGGAATAGTCTGCAACTTGGGAAGAATTTATTGTAAGTGTCGGCACGATAGAAACCTTTCAGTCCTCTACTTACTGAGGAATAGTCTGCAACTTGGGCGCTGCCAAAGACTAGACCCTCACATCCTTACTTCGTAACTTTCAGTCCTCTACTTACTGAGGAATAGTCTGCAACAATCTCCGTAATGAGCGCCCAGACGAACTAATCGCCCTTTCAGTCCTCTACTTACTGAGGAATAGTCTGCAACTCGGCTTAAGCCCGCGGTTTGTCCGCAAGAATACCGACTTTCAGTCCTCTACTTACTGAGGAATAGTCTGCAACACGGAAGGCTCTTGCTGCATGTTCATGACTGGAGTAAGCTTTCAGTCCTCTACTTACTGAGGAATAGTCTGCAACTATATATCACACTTGGCCGCTCAACGTTCATCCGGTTACTTTCAGTCCTCTACTTACTGAGGAATAGTCTGCAACACTTTTTTCACCCCCCTCTCATGTTTTTTTGTGTGTCTTTCAGTCCTCTACTTACTGAGGAATAGTCTGCAACCTGTCGAGGTAGTGATTGGTGGCAAAACATATCAAGCCTTTCAGTCCTCTACTTACTGAGGAATAGTCTGCAACACGGCATAATGCAGTCCACGGGCTACTTCTCGCTTTCCCTTTCAGTCCTCTACTTACTCAGGAATAGTCTGCAACAATGCGCGCGGGAATGGCTGACTGAATTCGAATCTTCGTTCTTTCAGTCCTCTACTTACTGAGGAATAGTCTGCAACTTATCAAGTTAAGATTTAGTATTTAGAATGTTTGGTCGAATCTTTCAGTCCTCTACTTACTGAGGAATAGTCTGCAACTATCGCTTAGCCGACGGAAGGCTGCTACTCCATGTGAACTTTCAGTCCTCTACTTACTGAGGAATAGTCTGCAACATGAAAACTATACGGCGGACAACAAGGGCAATTGGACTTTCAGTCCTCTACTTACTGAGGAATAGTCTGCAACTGCTTTGGGCAACCTGGATTTGCTTTAGGCTCCTCAACTTTCAGTCCTCTACTTACTGAGGAATAGTCTGCAACTTAAGAATCTGCTCGCTTTGCAGGCGAGTGATTGGTTCTTTCAGTCCTCTACTTACTGAGGAATAGTCTGCAACTAAAAGCAAGCGGCCATCCTCAAGCTTGTACAAAGTGTACTTTCAGTCCTCTACTTACTGAGGAATAGTCTGCAACGTAATGATATTCGACCCGGCCGGACGATTAAAATAGCTTTCAGTCCTCTACTTACTGAGGAATAGTCTGCAACAGTAGCTGCTGGGCGTGTTGCAAAATTCGTTTTCGAGTACTTTCAGTCCTCTACTTACTGAGGAATAGTCTGCAACAACCGTTTAAGACGCTCAAGCGTGCCCAAAACATCAGTCTTTCAGTCCTCTACTTACTGAGGAATAGTCTGCAACCCATTCATCAGGCTTGACATCGTCAAAAAAGCATCGCTTTCAGTCCTCTACTTACTGAGGAATAGTCTGCAACTCAATAAGGCGGTATAACGTGTAAGTTATACCGCGCGTGTCTTTCAGTCCTCTACTTACTGAGGAATAGTCTGCAACTTGGAGCATGTTAAGGCTCATCCTGATGAACCCTGTGCTTTCAGTCCTCTACTTACTGAGGAATAGTCTGCAACTGAATGCCACGAAGATTAGCTGTAAGCTCCTAATTGCGCTTTCAGTCCTCTACTTACTGAGGAATAGTCTGCAACTAATTCCCATATCCGAAAAAGTTTCTAATTCCCATATCCGCTTTCAGTCCTCTACTTACTGAGGAATAGTCTGCAACAATTTTTTTTCAAGTCGTCCTCAGTGACGACTTTCAGGTCTTTCAGTCCTCTACTTACTGAGGAATAGTCTGCAACAGCAACAAAGAACAGCCTGCAGGAAAACAGCATTAAGGACTTTCAGTCCTCTACTTACTGAGGAATAGTCTGCAACCGGCGGCAAGGAGGCAGTTGAGCAGGGAGTGCTGTTGCTTTCAGTCCTCTACTTACTGAGGAATAGTCTGCAACTCGAGATTTGAGGTGGCGATGCTTCTAGCTAGCATGCTTTCTTTCAGTCCTCTACTTACTGAGGAATAGTCTGCAACCTGCTGAGGATCTGGCTGGTGCATCCTTGGAGCCACCGCCTTTCAGTCCTCTACTTACTGAGGAATAGTCTGCAACCCGACCGCTTACTGCATTTTACCACAATAAAATACCAAATTCAAGGCATTTGAGCGCCCTAAAACCATGCAAACCCTTCGATTTCGCATTTTCGCAAATCGTTTTTCAGTCAATTTTTGCCCTCTATCTTCGAAAATTCGGCCGTTGGACGCCAAAAATTTTTAGTCCCGCTATCCGGAAATACATCAAATAATGAAACCCTTGTCAACTTTTCCAACAAAGGGTGTCTATACATTGAATATATCATTAACATTTAGTAGTTAAAACCGCTTGCATGCCTCCTTAATTTCCTATTTTTCGAAGATACACTGGGTTTTCGTGCAGATATACCCATCTTCGAAAATGGCTTTTAAAACCTATCGCCACAGAAATTTAAAAATTCGCAGTCAATGCACTTGCCTTTTTGTGCTGGCGGCTGCGGCATTGTTTCCTTAGCTATCATCTCCCGAATTTCGCGCACTACCCGGCAAACTTCTGCCTTCAGCTCTTCATTAATTGCTATTGAGTATACCTTGTTGTCGGGAATTTGATATATAAACCCCTTTTGCACCCGGCAGGAGTATTCGCTTTCAATCAGCAAGGCATAACCAGCAAGCTGATACTTATGATTGGCGAATACTCCGCGGGTTGTATCTTTGAAATCTACAGGATAGTAATCCGAGCCTGCTATTAGAAGGAGGTCTAATACTCCTGTTAAGCCCAGCTTTTGAGATTTGAGCGCCACATGGAACAATCGCTTCCCTTCGATTATGCCGTATTCGCGCAGTTTTCGGCGACGCTCGAGCGCAGAAATAACCTCGTGTTTATCCAAGCCGACCTTCATTTTTGTTGTTACCTTTCTGCGCACCGGCATTACATAGGTGAAGTAGACTACCCTTGGGCAATACAGCCACTGCTTTATATCGCTTACCCGCACCAAGAACTGGCTTTGTGTATTTTCTTGCGCAACCAATTCATTCATTGGATTTTGCCCTGCGAGTTTTTGATTTTGGCAGGCTGTCGTCATCTTTTTTATTTATAAGCTGTTTGCGGTGCTTCAGGCATTTCTCGCAGACAGGGAAGATTTGCACATTTCCCTCTTTATTGCCCATATGGCGCTTTATTTTCAGCAGGAGCTCTTCGCATCTATTGGCGGTCATGTCGCCGAGAAACGCAGACAGCTGGATTCGCTCGAGTGCGTAGTCGAGGCACACGTCAGCGATTTTGTTTCGCAGTTTATTGCTCGGCACATCGTAAATGACTAGGGTTTGCATTATGCGCAGACCTCGTTAAATCTACTTTACTGTTATTTTCACACTGCCACAGCCCTTGGACTTGTACCCGCCAAGGATATCAATGGATTCCAACAGCTCCTTCAAGAAGGATATTAGGCATTTGGCGGACTTAATTTCTTCATCCGTCCATATTTCTTTATCAAACAATGCATCAAGACCGGCATCGCCTTGTGATTCCGTAGGCATTTCGGCTAAGACACCGCCCATCCCTTTTTATCACATTCATTTAGGCTGTTCTTGTGGCCATGGAACCTTATTACTAGCCAATGTCTCTCACATCTGAGCAGTTTTCCTTCATCATTTAGTTCTGGAATCGTTCTAGATGTCTCCTATTTATAGCTTGTTTGTTATTTTCGACACCAAGCAATGGGTTTCCTTTTACCATTTCGAGATGAAGGGCTTGTAGTCGCGTTCACCCCGAAGGTAGGAAGCGACGCGTCGGCACTGCAACTGAATTACGCTTTTCAGCTCCCACTTTTTGCCTTCGTAGCTAACCTTGTCCTCCAAGCGCGCTAGAATGCGCTTTGCGATTTCCCTTCTCGAGGCATCGGAAAGTCGGGCATCTTCATCATCGTCGGCGGCTTCCATTTCAATTTTGAAGCCTTTTCTGATTGCGGCAATAAGCGGCTGGTCTACAATTGGCTGGCGAAACTCCTCCACCATGTCCAAGACTAGGCTCGGCTTGCCTGGCCTGTCAGCGTGAATGAATCCGGCAAACGGCTCTAAGCCCGCCAATGTAATTGCCGACCATACCTGGCTATAGATTATTCCATAGCCGTAGTTTAGCATAGCATTCACGGCGTCGGCGGCTCCTCGATGTTTACGTTTGGTGAAAACCGCCCTATCGCCCAGGATTAGCTTTACTCCTTCCCAATACGCGGCGCCCGCCCTGCCTTCTAGGTTTAGAATGGTCTCGCGTGCGCCGTCAGCATTTTCCGCATAGACATTCGACAGCTCGTCTCTGAGTTTAATGATCTGGTTGGCACATTTAGAAATAGCTTTAAACCCGGCAGAATCAGTCTGCTTGCGATATTTGGCAAAATACCGAAGCAAGTTCGCTTGGTTTACCAGTTTTCCATAAGCAAATGCCTTTGCCAATTCGACACTGCGCGAATCGTTTAGCGCGGCAATTTGCTCTCGGCGCGTAATGATAGTAGCGGTAAGGTCGGGAGAGACGACCTTTGCGTATGGTTTGCCGGAATAGGTAAGTAGAGTGATAGGTATGCCGCGCTCACAGCATTCATAGATGAGGTCGCACGATATGGAAACGCCCGGGCAGGCGACGAGGACCTGCTCGAGGTTGATAAGCGGATGCTCCTCGATGGTCTCGCCGCCTTTCCGTATGACCAGCCTTTCGGAATGCTTCCCAAGAAAGACCCCAAATTCGAAGATGGTGAGTATGGACATCTTGAACAGACTTTATTTTTTAGACTTATCAGCTTTATTTTATTGAGCGAATTGGGCAGAATACTGGACAAATCCCGGGCCACAATTCGAGATAGTTACAGGAACGAGCGTATCTACGCGAATTCTATGTTCTCCAAGCTTTGGCTTGAATTTTTGTTCATATGAATTAAGATACTCAAATTTGGCTTTAGGGCCAAAGTCATCAAGCGGAATAATACGCGATCGTTCGGCTAGCTTCTCTCCAAGGCTTTCAGTTACAGGCAAGGTGAACTCTGAACCGAGGCTCTCGGCCCACTCAGACTGAACAAACTGCAACATTGAGCCACGTTTCCCTATATAATGAACAAAGGGAGCTAGGCATAATATATCGTTAGCTAGTTCGCTATTGTCCTGTAGGTTAAGAGCCCATATCCAATGCCCCTGGACATATACTACTTCCCGGTACGCTATAGAAGAAATATATGGGTTCTCACTTTCCCGGTCTTTGCCTTCTTGCCGTATCTTTTGAATCGTCTGAGTAACAACTGATTCAACAGCAGGCTTTATGCGCACCCAAACTTTTGCCAAATCTTCTACCAACTGCCTGCATTTGCTTTCTTCCCAACCAGCTCTGAAAGCAGCATCAACAAAAGCCATTTTGATAGCATATGGTGTTGGAATGACAAGTGAACGACCAACAGTGCTGGTGGCGATGCTTGATTTAAGCGAAAACA
Protein-coding sequences here:
- the cas4 gene encoding CRISPR-associated protein Cas4; the encoded protein is MNELVAQENTQSQFLVRVSDIKQWLYCPRVVYFTYVMPVRRKVTTKMKVGLDKHEVISALERRRKLREYGIIEGKRLFHVALKSQKLGLTGVLDLLLIAGSDYYPVDFKDTTRGVFANHKYQLAGYALLIESEYSCRVQKGFIYQIPDNKVYSIAINEELKAEVCRVVREIREMIAKETMPQPPAQKGKCIDCEFLNFCGDRF
- the cas2 gene encoding CRISPR-associated endonuclease Cas2 is translated as MQTLVIYDVPSNKLRNKIADVCLDYALERIQLSAFLGDMTANRCEELLLKIKRHMGNKEGNVQIFPVCEKCLKHRKQLINKKDDDSLPKSKTRRAKSNE
- the cas1 gene encoding CRISPR-associated endonuclease Cas1; translation: MSILTIFEFGVFLGKHSERLVIRKGGETIEEHPLINLEQVLVACPGVSISCDLIYECCERGIPITLLTYSGKPYAKVVSPDLTATIITRREQIAALNDSRSVELAKAFAYGKLVNQANLLRYFAKYRKQTDSAGFKAISKCANQIIKLRDELSNVYAENADGARETILNLEGRAGAAYWEGVKLILGDRAVFTKRKHRGAADAVNAMLNYGYGIIYSQVWSAITLAGLEPFAGFIHADRPGKPSLVLDMVEEFRQPIVDQPLIAAIRKGFKIEMEAADDDEDARLSDASRREIAKRILARLEDKVSYEGKKWELKSVIQLQCRRVASYLRGERDYKPFISKW